In the genome of Rhizobium rhizogenes, one region contains:
- a CDS encoding glycoside hydrolase family 108 protein, whose protein sequence is MARETLPVALDLMFGHEGGYVNAKTDRGGPTKYGITHKTLAAHRGVASVTAEQVKAMTREEATEIYRRSYWVQSGGDLLPKGLDYAAFDFGVNSGPATAVRRLQRVLGVREDGVVGEQTVAAVKSYHGGISKLIRDYCDERMAYLRSLTNAKTGFPVNGRGWTIRVTGKDPKGQWADQLGVVGNALRLATLSADMVKEVNVPEEGQAKADVRDTGIIEVIKKPEAWGPLGGFLSAAGAIFAGSGPVQWALAALMIGGGILGFIYLVKRVRAA, encoded by the coding sequence ATGGCTCGGGAAACACTTCCCGTCGCTCTCGACCTTATGTTTGGTCACGAGGGCGGCTACGTGAATGCCAAGACGGATCGGGGCGGCCCGACCAAATATGGCATTACCCATAAGACACTCGCTGCACATCGCGGCGTTGCTTCCGTCACGGCCGAACAGGTCAAGGCAATGACGAGGGAAGAGGCCACCGAAATCTATCGCCGATCGTATTGGGTGCAGAGCGGCGGCGACTTGCTGCCAAAGGGCCTCGATTACGCAGCGTTCGATTTCGGCGTGAATTCTGGCCCGGCAACCGCAGTGCGTCGCCTTCAACGCGTCCTTGGTGTGCGAGAAGATGGCGTTGTCGGAGAGCAGACTGTGGCTGCCGTCAAATCCTATCATGGCGGCATCTCAAAACTCATCCGCGACTATTGTGACGAGCGCATGGCCTATCTGCGTAGCCTCACGAACGCCAAGACCGGCTTCCCTGTCAATGGCCGTGGCTGGACGATCCGGGTGACTGGTAAGGATCCGAAAGGTCAGTGGGCGGATCAGCTCGGCGTCGTCGGTAACGCCCTCCGTCTGGCTACGCTCAGCGCTGATATGGTCAAAGAGGTCAATGTCCCAGAAGAAGGTCAGGCGAAAGCCGATGTTCGCGACACAGGCATCATCGAGGTCATCAAGAAGCCTGAGGCATGGGGACCGCTCGGCGGTTTCCTGTCGGCGGCCGGCGCCATCTTCGCGGGATCGGGCCCGGTGCAGTGGGCGCTTGCCGCGCTGATGATTGGCGGAGGCATCCTCGGCTTCATTTATCTGGTCAAGCGCGTGAGGGCGGCCTGA
- a CDS encoding class I SAM-dependent methyltransferase, which yields MDWLRRLTGKSKSKVTWHDRATFSVGGHRITMDYEYGGSKRKSQQSDFTMMKSRSFLDQYLVHEGEDFKRILELGVYQGGSFVFLNEVFKPRKIAAVELSEVPIPALNTYIEARQGRAKLYYGTSQDDEAKLAEIVETDFGGELDLVVDDASHFYDQTKASFRTLFPKLRPGGLYIIEDWSWSFFDSYQAPDHPWAEHGSLANLAIDLMEEMALSTSMESFEVSPHMIKVRRSKKPSIAVFQKSSRRGREYSVI from the coding sequence ATGGACTGGCTGCGACGGCTTACTGGCAAATCCAAATCAAAGGTGACTTGGCACGACAGGGCGACTTTTTCAGTCGGCGGCCATCGCATCACGATGGATTACGAGTATGGCGGCAGCAAACGGAAGTCGCAGCAGTCCGATTTCACAATGATGAAATCTCGCTCATTCCTTGACCAATACCTCGTCCACGAGGGTGAGGACTTTAAGCGGATTCTCGAACTCGGCGTTTACCAGGGAGGCTCGTTCGTCTTTCTGAACGAGGTCTTCAAACCCAGGAAGATTGCCGCGGTCGAACTGTCGGAGGTTCCGATCCCCGCGCTCAACACGTACATTGAAGCTCGACAGGGCCGTGCCAAACTATATTACGGGACGTCTCAGGACGATGAGGCAAAGCTTGCCGAGATTGTGGAAACTGACTTTGGCGGCGAACTGGATCTGGTTGTTGACGATGCCTCGCACTTTTATGATCAGACCAAGGCGAGCTTCAGGACGCTTTTCCCGAAACTGCGGCCCGGTGGGCTGTATATTATTGAGGATTGGAGCTGGAGCTTTTTCGATAGTTACCAAGCGCCAGACCATCCGTGGGCAGAACATGGATCACTGGCCAATCTCGCGATTGACTTGATGGAAGAGATGGCTCTTAGCACCTCAATGGAAAGCTTTGAGGTGTCGCCACACATGATTAAGGTTCGACGTTCGAAAAAGCCATCCATCGCCGTTTTCCAAAAATCATCGAGGCGTGGCCGCGAATACTCAGTTATTTAA
- a CDS encoding pyocin knob domain-containing protein yields MAGVAYYNTGTATVAANSKTVTGTGTNWLSTVGGLTAIKAGDKFGIHVGRPIIIASVDSNTQLTLEDNWPGPAQTNAAYRIELTSPDVIAVEALRRMLGSLSSGVLYGLSQLPSTPSKALTIDEVGSAALADMGATGKSLLASLNSSAAYGVLGIIPDTSLPSEISSFPGTATRPTDADNFRRFGVVQVTSSILNIPVATAGVLFNVPYDNGTLRQIFWPNNADTAYYRRRAGSWLAWKRFDGDLSGPGAAVANNALVGFNGTSGYLTKALTTLEALANLGPVAGGVAPEPAAAGVGMANGDFDTVTYPGEYTIAGSWTNGPNGAAAANYVGVLKVQARSYNNLYIHTLRLNNGVVYKRYGSSGPAWNAWERTEDASTAASRALLALTPAANQLPYFTSGTAAALTTLSAFARTVIDDANGAAMFATMGADQLLSANGWVKLPNGLIIQWGQGSAGSGTATIAFPMAFPNACYGVTLGTEISNTTAAELYTTHVSSKTLTNFVLNGRFVVGGSVGAGGVPANFIAIGR; encoded by the coding sequence ATGGCAGGCGTTGCTTATTACAACACCGGCACGGCCACCGTTGCTGCGAATTCGAAGACTGTAACCGGGACCGGCACAAACTGGCTGTCCACGGTCGGCGGGCTTACGGCGATCAAGGCCGGTGATAAGTTTGGCATTCATGTCGGCCGCCCGATAATTATCGCTTCGGTCGACAGCAACACGCAGTTGACCCTTGAGGACAACTGGCCTGGCCCGGCACAGACCAATGCGGCGTACCGGATTGAACTGACGAGTCCCGACGTCATCGCCGTGGAAGCCCTGCGCCGGATGCTCGGCTCTTTGAGTTCTGGCGTGCTCTATGGGCTGTCGCAGCTGCCATCCACGCCAAGTAAGGCGCTGACGATTGATGAGGTTGGATCGGCCGCGCTCGCTGATATGGGGGCGACCGGCAAGTCCCTGCTTGCTTCGCTGAATAGCTCGGCGGCTTATGGCGTCCTTGGAATAATCCCTGATACGTCCCTTCCATCGGAAATTTCATCGTTCCCCGGAACGGCAACAAGACCAACAGATGCGGATAACTTCCGCAGGTTTGGCGTCGTTCAGGTGACAAGTTCTATTCTGAATATTCCCGTGGCAACTGCGGGCGTACTGTTCAACGTTCCGTATGATAATGGTACGTTGCGACAAATTTTCTGGCCAAATAATGCTGATACGGCATATTACCGGCGTCGAGCAGGAAGCTGGCTAGCTTGGAAGAGATTTGACGGCGATCTATCCGGCCCCGGCGCTGCTGTCGCCAACAACGCCCTTGTCGGATTTAATGGTACATCGGGGTATCTGACAAAGGCCCTGACCACGCTTGAGGCTCTTGCCAACCTTGGCCCTGTAGCCGGTGGCGTGGCTCCGGAACCTGCCGCAGCCGGCGTCGGTATGGCCAATGGCGATTTCGATACCGTGACTTACCCGGGCGAATATACCATCGCAGGTTCGTGGACGAACGGCCCGAATGGAGCGGCGGCAGCTAACTATGTTGGCGTCCTTAAGGTTCAGGCTCGATCATACAACAATCTGTATATTCACACACTGAGGCTTAACAACGGTGTGGTTTACAAACGCTACGGGTCATCTGGCCCGGCCTGGAATGCGTGGGAACGAACGGAAGATGCCTCAACTGCCGCATCTAGGGCATTGCTGGCGTTAACGCCTGCCGCAAACCAGCTTCCGTATTTCACAAGCGGGACCGCCGCAGCCCTTACGACGCTCTCCGCATTCGCCAGAACTGTCATTGATGACGCCAATGGCGCTGCAATGTTTGCCACCATGGGGGCAGATCAACTGCTTTCAGCAAATGGATGGGTGAAGCTCCCTAATGGATTGATTATCCAATGGGGGCAAGGATCGGCAGGTAGCGGAACAGCAACAATTGCTTTCCCGATGGCGTTTCCAAACGCATGCTACGGTGTCACCCTTGGAACCGAAATATCGAACACTACAGCAGCAGAGCTTTACACCACACACGTAAGCTCGAAGACACTGACGAACTTCGTTCTGAACGGACGGTTTGTTGTTGGTGGAAGCGTTGGCGCCGGTGGTGTTCCTGCAAACTTTATCGCGATTGGGAGATAA